The genomic interval GGCGGTGGAAGGGGGCGGCGGAACGCGGCTCGCGGTAATAGAGTGCGAAGCTGCCCAGCATCCGGGCGTCCCGCCCCTTGATCGGATTGGACCAGCAGGCGGCCAGCCCATTGGCCAGCGGCACCTCGCGATAGGGAGCCCAGCGCGGATCTTCGGCAATATCGACGGACATCACCGCTTCGCCCCGGCTCATCGCGCTGCCGCAGCAGCCGACGTCGGGGCCGATGGCCAGCCCGTCGATGGCGCTGGCATAGACGGCCGGCAATGATGGGGCGGCGGCCACCCGCATGCGGTTCTCGTCGTCGCGCAGCATCACCGAACAGGCGACCTCCGGCGCGCAGGCCTCCACCTGCCGGCAAAGGAAATCCAGAACCTGTTTCAACGACCGTCCGGCCGCCACCAACTCCAGAACATTCTGTTGCAGGCGGGCCACCGCCTCCGCCCGCTCGCGCTCGTCGAAGTCGCGCATCTCGCAAAGGAGCAGGACATCATCGCCGTCGGTCAGATGCTGCCAGCGCAGATCGACCGGAACAGGATCGCGACGGGGAACACGCAGGCTGCCGGTACCGGGGGGCAGATGATCGCCCCGCGCTCCGTCCCAAACCGCCTGCCAGTCGCGCCCGCCGAGATCAAGCAGGCCGGACAGAGAGCGGCCGACCAGCGCCTCCAGCGGAACACCGGCAAGTCGGGCGAAACCGGGATTGGCACCGACGATGGTTCCGTCCGCCGACATCCAGACCAAGGCCGCGCTCCAGTGCGCGGCGGTCGCCCGCAACAGGCGATCGGACGGCAGACGGTCGTCCAGCGCGGTCCCGGCCGAATCCATGACCCTGATCCCTCCGGACATACTTCGGAAACGCCGCGCCGGCGCCCCCGGGAGAGTCAGCTAACATGAGCACACGCTGCACGGTCAAGGCTCGTAACGCTCCGCCCGCCCCATTGCAGTCATACAAGAATGGTTCTAATTCGCACCCAAAGAAACCAATCGTATGCAAAGAAAAGGGAGGAAGCAGTCTCCTGCTCCCTCCCCTTCCTCAGTTCGTCCCCCCGTCGTATCCCGGACGGAACACGGTCTGCCGGATCAGCTGCAACCGGTGGTCGATCCACAGCTGTCGCACTTCAGGCAGGTGCCATTGCGGACAAGCGTCATGTTGCCGCACTCGCCGCAGGGATCGCCCTCGTAACCGCGGGCGCGTGCCTCGCGGATGCGGTCGAAGCGCTGGTCACTGGTGCTGCCACCATAGGCCGTGCCGGTGGCCGCGGTGGCGGCGACATGGCCCTGGGCGGTGGCGGCGGCGACTGCCGGGCTGGCTGACATGGCCGCCTGGGCGGAGACCTGCGTACCGGCCGAGGCGGTGACGCTGACGGCCGCTGTGTCGGTGCCGGTGGCGGCGAAGGCAGCCGCCGCGCTGGCACGCTGGGTCTGGCCACCATGCAGGACGCGCAGGTTGTTGCGGACATAGCCGGTCGACGCGATGCGGCGGACGATGTCGGACGGCTGCACCTGGGTATCCGGCAGGTCGCCCTGCTTGTCGCCGCTGCCCACCGTGAAGGGCACCAGATCCTCCGGTGTGGCGTGCGCCAGATCGGTGCGGTTCAGGTAGGAAATGGCGATCTCGCGGAAGATGTAGTCGATGACCGAGGTCGCCATCTTGATGGTGTCGTTGCCGGTCACCATGCCCGACGGCTCGAAGCGCGTGAAGGTGAAAGCCTCCACGAACTCCTCCAGCGGCACGCCATATTGCAGGCCGATCGACACTGCGATGGCGAAGTTGTTCATCAGCGACCGGAAGGCGGCGCCTTCCTTGTGCATATCGATGAAGATCTCGCCCAGACGGCCGTCCTCATACTCGCCGGTGCGCAGATACACCTTGTGGCCGCCGACATTGGCCTTCTGGGTGTAGCCCTTGCGGCGGTGCGGCAGACGCTCGCGCGAGCTGCTCTTCCGCTCCACCACCCGCTCGATCACCTTCTCGACGATGCGCTCGGTGACCATCTGGGCACGGACGGCAGCCGGCGCCTCGATCACCGCCTCGACCGCCTCGCCATCCTCCTCGTCGTCGAGCAGGGCGGCCTGCAGCGGCTGACTCAGCTTGGAGCCGTCGCGGTACAGCGCGTTGGCCTTCAGGCCCAGGCGCCAGGACATCAGATAGGCGTCCTTGCACTCGTCGACCGTCGCCGAGTTCGGCATGTTGATGGTCTTGGAGATGGCGCCGGAGATGAAGGGCTGCGCCGCCGCCATCATCGTGATGTGCGATTCCCAGGACAGGAAGCGCTTGCCGATGCGGCCGCAGGGGTTGGCACAGTCGAACACCGGCAGATGCTCGTCCTTCAGGAAGGGAGCGCCCTCCAGCGTCATGGCGCCGCAGCAGAAGGTGTTCGCCGCCTCGATCTGCGCCTTGGTGAAGCCGATGTGGCTCAGCAGGTCGAAGCCCGGGGCGTCCAGCGTCTCGGCCGGGATGCCCAGCGTCTGGGTGCAGAAGTCGGCGCCGATGGTCCAGCGGTTGAAGACGAACTTGATGTCGAAGGCGGTGGTCAGGTTGCCTTCCAGACGCTCCAGCAGCTCGTCGGTGAAGCCCTTGGCCTTCAGCGACTCGTGGTTCACACCCGGGGCGTTCTTCAGCGTGCCGTGGCCGACAGCGTAGAGCGCGATCTCCTCGATCTGGTCCGGAGTGTAGCCGAGCGTCTTCAGCGCCTCCGGCACCAGCCGGTTGACGATCTTGAAGTAGCCGCCGCCGGCCAGCTTCTTGAACTTCACCAGGGCGAAGTCCGGCTCGATGCCGGTGGTGTCGCAGTCCATCACCAGACCGATGGTGCCGGTCGGGGCGACCACGGTGGCCTGGGCGTTGCGGAAGCCGTGGGCCTCGCCCAGTTCCAGCGCCTCGTCCCACACGCGGACGGCGGCCAGAGCCAGCTCCTGGTCGGGGCAGAGGTCGGCAACGAAGGGCACAGGCTCGACCGCCAAGCCTTCATAGCCGTTCATCTCGCCGTTGGCGGCGCGGCGATGGTTGCGGATGACCCGCAGCATGTGGTCGCGGTTGGCCTCGAAGCCCGGGAAGGTGCCCAGCTCCTGCGCCATCTCGGCCGAGGTGGCATAGGCGACGCCGGTCATGACGGCGGAGATGCCGGCGCAATAGGCGCGGCCCTCGTCCGAGTCGTAGGACAGGCCCGACGCCATCAGCAGGCCGCCGAGGTTGGCGAAGCCCAGGCCCAGCGTGCGGAACTCGTAGGAGAGCTGGGCGATTTCCTTCGACGGGAACTGCGCCATCAGCACGGAGATTTCCAGCACGATGGTCCACAGCCGGCAGGCATGCTCGAACGCCTCGACGTCGAAGGAACCGTCCTTCAGACGGAACGACATCAGGTTCAGTGACGCCAGATTGCAGGCGGTGTCGTCGAGGAACATGTACTCCGAGCACGGGTTCGAGGCGTTGATGCGCCCCGAGGCCGGACAGGTGTGCCACTCGTTGATGGTGCTGTCGAACTGCACGCCCGGATCGGCGCAAGCCCAGGCGGCATACCCGACCTTGTCCCACAGGTCGCGGGCGCGGACGGTCTTCACCACCTTGCCATTGGTGCGGCCGATCAGATTCCAGTCGGCATCGTCCAGCACCGCCTGCACGAACTCGTTGGAGATGCGCACGGAGTTGTTGGAGTTCTGGCCGGAGACCGTCAGGTAGGCTTCCGAATCCCAGTCGGTGTTGTAGGTCTTGAACTCGATCGAGGTGAAGCCCTGGCCGGCGAACTGGATCACGCGCTGGATGTAGTTCTCCGACACCTGATCCTTGCGGGCGGCGAGGATCGCCTTCTTGAGCTCCTTGTTCTCCTTCGGGTCCAGGCCCGACTGGGCGGCCGCCATCACCGAAGTCAGGTGCTTCTGGCAGATCTTGGAGCCGGTCACGAGCGCGGCGACCTTCTGCTCCTCGTTCACCTTCCAGTCGATGTAGCCTTCGATGTCCGGGTGGTCCATGTCCACCGTGACCATCTTGGCAGCGCGACGGGTGGTGCCGCCCGACTTGATGGCGCCGGCAGCGCGATCACCGATCTTCAGAAAGCTCATCAGGCCCGACGACTTGCCGCCGCCGGCCAGCTTCTCGCCCTCGCCGCGCAGCTTGGAGAAGTTGGAGCCGGTGCCCGAGCCGTACTTGAACAGGCGGGCCTCACGCACCCATAGGTCCATGATGCCGCCTTCGTTGACGAGGTCGTCGGCGACGGACTGGATGAAGCAGGCGTGCGGCTGGGGATGCTCGTAGGCCGAGGCGGACGAGGTCAGCAGGCCGGTCTTGAAATCGACGTAGAAGTGGCCCTGGCTCGGACCGTCGATGCCGTAGGCCCAGTGCAGGCCGGTGTTGAACCACTGCGGGCTGTTCGGGGCCGCCATCTGGGCGGCCAGCATGAAGCGCATCTCGTCGAAGAACGCGCGGGCGTCGGCCTCGCCGTCGAAATAACCGCCCTTCCAGCCCCAATAGGTCCAGGTGCCGGCCAGACGGTCGAAGACCTGGCGGGCCGAGCTTTCACCGACGAAGCGCTTCTCCTTCGGCAGGGCGGCCAGCTTCTCCTGGTCCGCTTCCTTGCGCCACAGCCAGGACGGGACGGTATTCTCCTCCACGGCGCGGAGCGCGGCGGGCACGCCGGCCTTGCGGAAATATTTCTGGGCCAGGATGTCGCTGGCGACCTGCGAGAAGTTGTCCGGCACCTCGATGCCGGTCTGCTGGAAGACGATCGTCCCGTCCGGGTTGCGGATCTCGCTGGTCGCCTGGCGGAAGCCGAGGCTGGCGTAGGCGTCCTGACCTTCGTGCGTGAAACGACGCTCGATCCGCATGATGAGACTGTCCCCTGCTTGGAGCGCGCCACGGCGCGCTCGAATGGAAATGTGGTGCGACCCGTCCCGATCCGAAGCAGCCGACGGACTCAATCCGCCGTCCGGCCCGGCAACGCAGATGGCGCCGTACAAACAGGGGGCTCGATGCCCGGCTGTCCGCCGTCGCCGCTGTGCTGCCGACCGGGGCCGCCGCAAGGGGCCGGCCGGGTCACGTGGGCGGCATCCTAGCCAGCGCGACCGGGGCAGGCAAGCCCCACTCTTCTAGATATTGTGGTTGACATCGCCGAACCCCTCAAAACCTTGATCTTGTGGTTTCAACCCGTGACCGGGGATCCTGTTCCCGCCTGCCAAGCAATTTTTTCGGGGGGCGGTGGCGGACCGCATCGCGGCCTTGAGGCACAAACTGTAGGCACTCAGATCACCGCCGATGCCTGACCGGACGGCGCCACGTCCCGATTAGAGCGCAAAACGCAGCCGGCCGCCAGTCCTTCGTTACGGTGAAAATCAACATCTTGTTGCCTATGCACCGTTGTACCCACCACCGATTCGCCACGGACCGACTCGGCGGAAGCTCGCAGAATCAAGGGCCGACTCGAAAAATCGGGCCGGCGGCATCCCCGAGTCGCCGCCGCCGCCCCGAGAGGATCGACACGGAAGGGGGCAAGGGCGGCCATCACGCAACTATTTCACGCTCGTCCGGTTGACGCGTAGAGCCAAGGTGGATCCCATGCAACTCCACGCGACCCTTGGGGGGAGGAGAGGCACCCATGCTGAAGATCACCCACAAGATGTGGGTCACGCTGCCCACGCTGGCACTGCTGGTCGGTATGGCGACTCCGCCGAGAGCCATAGCCCAGACCGTCATCATCGACGGTTCGACTCCGGCCTTCGGTGCGGTGGTGGAACGCAAGACCGCCCCCAGCGTCGACCAGTTGATGAATCGCACCGTCTTCGGTGCCGACGGATCGAAGATCGGTACCGTCACCGACGTGATCCTCGACGACAAGGGCGAGGCTCAATACATCGTCATCCATTCGGGCGGCCTACTGGGCTTCGGCGGCAAAGATATCGCGGCCGACCTGACCCTGGCCGACCTGCGCACCCGCACCGAAGCGATCCATCTGCGCGAGGTGACCGCCGCCAGCGTCCGCGACATGCCGGCGTTCCGCTACGACGACAGCATCACCTCCCTGACCCGCAGCCCGGAGCCGCGACGGCATTAGCGAAAGGGAGGAACGAGAAAGGCCGCGCCCCAAGCGGGACGCGGCCTTTCTCTTACCCTTCCGGGAGATCACGAAGCCCCCCTCCCCCACGTCGCCGTGAGGGAGAACGACATCAGACGATCACTCGTCGTTCTGCTGCTTGCGCTTCAGAGCGGCGCCCAGGATGTCGCCCAGCGAGGCGCCCGAGTCGGAGGAACCGAACTCGGCCATCGCCTGCTTCTCTTCCTCCATCTCGCGGGCCTTGATGGACAGCGAGATGCGGCGGGAAGCGCGGTCGATCTGGGTGACCTTGGCGTCGACCTTCTCGCCGACGGCGAAACGGTCCGGGCGCTGTTCGGAACGGTCGCGGGACAGGTCCGACTTGCGGATGAAGCCGGTATAGCCCTCGCCGACGGACACTTCGATGCCGCCGTCCGTCACCTGCGTCACGGTGCAGGTCACGACCTCGTTCTTCTTCAGACCGGCGGTGGCAGCCTCGAACGGGTCGTTCGCCAGCTGCTTGATGCCCAGGCTGATGCGCTCCTTCTCGACGTCGACGTCGAGAACCTTGACCTTGACGCGGTCGCCCTTCTTGTACTCGGCGATCGCCTCTTCACCCGACTTGTTCCAGTCGAGATCGGACATGTGGACCATGCCGTCGATGTCGCCCGGCAGACCGACGAACAGACCGAACTCGGTGATGTTCTTGACTTCGCCTTCCAGCTCGGTGCCCGGACCGAACTTGTCGGTGAAGGTTTCCCACGGGTTGTCCAGGCACTGCTTCAGGCCGAGGCTGATGCGGCGCTTCTGCGGATCGACGTCCAGGACCATGACCTCGACTTCCTGCGAAGTCGACACGATCTTGCCCGGATGGACGTTCTTCTTGGTCCAGGACATTTCCGAAACGTGGACCAGGCCCTCGATCCCCGGCTCCAGCTCCACGAAGGCGCCGTAGTCGGTGATGTTGGTGACGCGGCCCTTGAACTTCGCGCCGACCGGGTACTTGGCCTCGACGCCTTCCCACGGGTCGGCTTCGAGCTGCTTCATGCCCAGGCTGATGCGCTGGGTTTCCGGGTTGAAGCGGATGACCTGGACCGTGACGGTCTGGCCGATCTGCAGGGCTTCCGACGGATGGTTGATGCGACGCCACGCGATGTCGGTGACGTGCAGCAGGCCATCGACGCCGCCCAGGTCGACGAACGCACCGTAGTCGGTGATGTTCTTGACGACGCCCTGGAGGATCTGGCCTTCCTTGAGGTTGGCCACCAGTTCCGAACGGGCCTCCGCGCGGCTCTCTTCGAGCACGGCGCGGCGCGACACGACGATGTTGCCGCGCGAGCGGTCCATCTTCAGGATCTGGAACGGCTGCGGGGTGCCCAGCAGCGGGGAGATGTCGCGGACCGGACGGATGTCGACCTGCGAACCCGGCAGGAAGGCGACGGCACCCGACAGGTCGACCGTGAAGCCACCCTTGACGCGGCCGAAGATGACGCCGGTGACGCGGGTCTGGTCGTTGAACGACTTCTCCAGCAGGGCCCAGGCCTCTTCGCGCTTCGCCTTCTCACGGCTCAGCATCGCCTCGCCGTTCTTGTCTTCCATCCGCTCGAGGTAGACCTCGACGGTGTCGCCCGCCTTCAGCTCGGGCGGCTGGCCGGCAACGGCGAATTCCTTCAGCGCGACGCGGCCTTCCGACTTCAGACCGACGTCGATGGTGACCATGTCGTTCTCGACGGCGACGACGCGTCCCTTGACGACCGTACCTTCGAGCGACTCGGCCGCGCCCAGCGACTCTTCAAGCAGAGACGCGAAGCTTTCCTTTTCGACCGTGCGGGCCAGTGACTGTGCCATTGAAACTCCTAAAGGTGGCGCGAAAGCGGCCCCGTTCCGGTCCCTCCCGCGGCAAAACGGGTGGGACCTCGACCGAACCGCCGCGCCGGGCACCACGCCCGGCGACTTGGTTGATGGTTTTCCATGGAGGGAGTCGGACCCGTTCGCGCCGCCACCGGCGGCCCGTCAACGGAGGTCGGAAGCGGCGATGCTACGCCGTGGGCTTCAGACCGGTTTTCGAACCGATGTGGGCGACCGCCATCGAGAACACCTGATCGGCATCGAGAGCGGACGTATCAAGCACAAAAGCGTCGACAGCCGGACGGAGCGGGGCCACCGCTCTCTGGCTGTCGCGCGCATCACGAGCCTTCATGTCCTCCAGGACATCGGAGGATATAGCCGGAATCCCCCGTCTCTGCAACTCCTTGAGTCGCCGTTCGGCCCTGACCTCCACCGAAGCGGTAATGAACAGTTTGGCCTGGGCATCGGGGCAGACCACCGTTCCGATGTCGCGCCCGTCCAGAACCGCCCCCGGTGCGCCGCCCGGCGGATGGGCGGCGAAACGCCGCTGGAAGTCGAGCAGCGCCGCCCGCACCTCCGGCACCGCCGCCACCTTGCTGGCCGCCTGGGCCGCTTCGTCGGTGCGCAGCGCCACCTCCTGCAGGATCGGGTGTTCAGGGTGCAGCTCGTAGGCCGCGCGCGCCGCCGCCGCATTGTCGGCCGGGTCGCCGCCGGCCCGCAGGACCGAGACGCCGACCGCGCGATACAGCACGCCGGTGTCGAGATGGGCGAAGCCGAAGGCGTCGGCGATGCGCTGCGACAGGGTGCCCTTGCCGCTGGCGGCCGGGCCGTCGATGGCAACGACCACGCTTCCGGCGGGAGCCGGCTGGTTGGAAAGCGGCTGCGTCATCGCCTCACGCCTCCACGATCGCGGCGCCGAGCCCGTTCATCAGCCCGACGAAGCCGGGGAAGCTGGTGTCGATGAAGGCGCCGTCATCGACCGACACCGGCTGTTCGGTCGCCATGCCCAGAACCAGGAAGCTCATGGCGATGCGGTGGTCCATGGCGGTGAGGACGGTGGCGCCGCCCTTCGGCGGCTTGCCGGTGCCGTGCACCGTCAGGCTGTCGTCGGCCCCGACCTCCACCGACACGCCGCAGCGGGTCAGCCCCTCCGCCACCATGGCGAGGCGGTCGCTCTCCTTCACCCGCAGCTCCTTCAGGCCCAGCATCACCGTGGTGCCCTCGGCGCAGGCGGCGGCGGCGGCCAGGACCGGATACTCGTCGATCATGCTCGGCGCGCGGTCCGCCGGCACCACTATGCCCTTCAGGGCGCTGTGGCGAACCCGCAGGTCGGCCACCGGCTCGCCCGCCTGGTCGCGGCGGTTCTCGAAGGCGATGTCGGCTCCCATCTCCACCAGCGTGTCGTAGAGGCCGGTGCGGCGCGGGTTCATGCCGACGTCGCTCAGCAGCAGCTCCGAGCCCGGCCGCAGCAAGGCGGCAACCGCCGGGAAGGCGGCGCTGCTGGGATCGGCCGGCACATGGATGGTGCGGCCGGTCAGTTCCGGCTGACCGGTAACGGTGACGGCCAGCGCCCCATCCTCAAGCCGCTCGGTCGTCACGGTGGCACCGAAATGGCGCAGCATCAACTCGGTGTGGTCGCGGGTCGGCTCCGCCTCGATCACCGTGGTGGCGCCGGCGGTGTTCAGGCCGGCCAGCAGGATCGCCGACTTCACCTGGGCCGACGCCACCGGCAGGCGGTAGGTGATCGGGACCAGATCGCCGCTGCCGACCACGCTCAAGGGTAGCCGCCCGCCGGAGCGGCCGACGAAGCGGGCGCCCATCTCCTCCAACGGCTTGGTGACGCGGGCCATGGGGCGCTTGTTCAGCGAAGCATCGCCAGTGAAGACGCAGGTGATCGGATGGCCGGCGACCAGCCCCATCAGCAGGCGGGCGGCGGTGCCGCTGTTGCCCATGTCCAGCACCTGGGCCGGCTCCTGCAACGCGCCCAGCCCGACACCGCGCACGCGCCAGACGCCGCTCCCCTGGCCGTTGTCTTCGCGCTCCGCCTCGGCCCCCAGAAGGCGCATGGCCGCCGCGGTGTGCAGCACATCCTCGCCCTCCAGCAGGCCGTGGATCACCGTCTCGCCCACGGCGATGGCGCCCAGCATCAGCGACCGGTGCGAGATCGACTTGTCGCCGGGCACACGGATGCTGCCCCGGATCGCGCCGGTGGTGGTGGAGCGCAGCGGCCTTGCGTGCGTCATGGGACGGGTCCTTCGGATCGGAACGGAAAGCGGTTGTGGCCGCCGTTCCTATCACAGCCCCCGCCCCGATGCGAGAGGATGGACCTCCTTCCGTCCCCTCCCGGACCTGTGCGATGCACAAATGAAAAGAGGCCGCCCGAAGGCGGCCCCGAGTTCAAGGAGGAAACCAAATGGAGGAGTTGCACGGTGTGCAGGTCCGTTCTAGCGAGTTATGGTTAACGCCGTGTAAAGGCAACCCCTGCCCGGGCGGGATACCTCTTTCCCCCAACCTGTTCGTCAGGTCCTCCGACCCTGCGGGCGACGGTCCGTCTCATCTTTTTTTTGACAAGCGCCGCGGGGCGTGGCAAAGGGCGCCTCTTGAGAACCCCCCTGATTTTTGTGACGGAGGACGTGGCGTGGCCAAACCCGAATGGGGCGTCAAGCGCATCTGCCCGAGCTGTGGCGCTCGTTACTATGACATGCGCAAGGACCCGCCGGTCTGCCCGAGCTGTGGCGCGCAGTTCGATCCCGAGGCTCTGCTGAAGTCCCGCAAGGCCCGTCCGGCCCCGGCCGACGACACCAAGAAGGTGGCGGTCGTGGCGGAGGACGAGGAGGAGGCCGAGACCGAGGCCGAGACTCCGGAACTCGAGGATGTCGAGGACGACATGTCCGTCGATGACATCGAGGAAGCCGATGACGCCGCCGAGGATGAGGACGACGTCCTGATCGAGGACACGTCCGAACTGGGCGAGGACGATATGGACGAGGTCGTCGACGTCGAGGGCGAGGACGAGGAGGAGCGCTGACCGGCGCCCTTTCCGGTGACTGCTTTCCGGTGAGGGCGGTAGGGTCGGCGGAGTGGTGAAAAAAAGCGCGAAAGGACGAATTTTCCGCTTGCATCACTCCGCCGCCTGACTATTATCCCGCTCCACCAAGGCCGGACGGAAACGACCGGCCCCCAGAGTTAAAGGGGCCATAGCTCAGCTGGGAGAGCGCTACAATGGCATTGTAGAGGTCAGGAGTTCGATCCTCCTTGGCTCCACCAAATTGATCAAGGGCCCGGTGATTACTCGCCGGGCCCTTGATGTTTTTGCGCCGTGCTTCTGGCATACATGAAAATGCCGCCGCGCATGTGGACGGCGCGACGGCACCCCATAACTACAGGGTCCCTACTTCAGCCAGCGATCGAACACCGCCTGATACTGCCCGGTCGCGACGGTCTGGTGCAGCCACTGGTCGACCCACAGCTTCAGCACAACGTCACGCGGCAGGAGGAAGGCCTTCTCCGAGAAGTCGAAGGGCTGGTCCGGATGAACGGCGCACAGTTCCGGGTGCAGTTTCTGCTGAAGCCGCGTCTCCACCGCGTCGGTGATCATCAGGTCGGCCTTGCCGGCGACGATCTGGTCGAAGATGGTGACGTTGTCGGGATGCACCTCGATCTGTGCGGTGCGGATGTTGGCGCGGGCGAACTTCTCGTTGGTGCCGCCGGGATTGACGATCAGGCGGACGCCGGGCTTGTCGATGTCGGCAACCGTCTGGAAGCGGTCCTTGTTCTCGCAGCGGGTGATCGGCGTCTTGCCGTCGCGCATCAGCGGATCGGAGAACAGCGCCTTCTTCTGCCGCTCCAGCGTCACGGAAACACCGCCGACGGCGATGTCGTACTTGTCCGCCAGCAGATCGGGCAGCAGGGTGCCCCAACTGGTCTTCACGAACTCCACCTTCACGCCCAGCGCCTTGCCCATGGCTTCGGCGAGGTCGATGTCCATCCCCTCGAATTTCTGGGTCTGGGGGTTCAGGTAGGTGAAGGGCTTGTAGTCGCCGGTGGTGCCGACACGCAGCGTGCCGGCAAACAGAACGGCATCCAGCCGGGATGTTTCGGCAGGCTGCGCAGCGGCCGGTGCCGATGGAGCGGTCTGCGCTAGGGCTCCGGTGGTGGAAAGGGCGGTGATGGCAGAGACCAGAACCGCGCCGACGGCGGCGGC from Azospirillum sp. TSH100 carries:
- a CDS encoding vitamin B12-dependent ribonucleotide reductase, which codes for MRIERRFTHEGQDAYASLGFRQATSEIRNPDGTIVFQQTGIEVPDNFSQVASDILAQKYFRKAGVPAALRAVEENTVPSWLWRKEADQEKLAALPKEKRFVGESSARQVFDRLAGTWTYWGWKGGYFDGEADARAFFDEMRFMLAAQMAAPNSPQWFNTGLHWAYGIDGPSQGHFYVDFKTGLLTSSASAYEHPQPHACFIQSVADDLVNEGGIMDLWVREARLFKYGSGTGSNFSKLRGEGEKLAGGGKSSGLMSFLKIGDRAAGAIKSGGTTRRAAKMVTVDMDHPDIEGYIDWKVNEEQKVAALVTGSKICQKHLTSVMAAAQSGLDPKENKELKKAILAARKDQVSENYIQRVIQFAGQGFTSIEFKTYNTDWDSEAYLTVSGQNSNNSVRISNEFVQAVLDDADWNLIGRTNGKVVKTVRARDLWDKVGYAAWACADPGVQFDSTINEWHTCPASGRINASNPCSEYMFLDDTACNLASLNLMSFRLKDGSFDVEAFEHACRLWTIVLEISVLMAQFPSKEIAQLSYEFRTLGLGFANLGGLLMASGLSYDSDEGRAYCAGISAVMTGVAYATSAEMAQELGTFPGFEANRDHMLRVIRNHRRAANGEMNGYEGLAVEPVPFVADLCPDQELALAAVRVWDEALELGEAHGFRNAQATVVAPTGTIGLVMDCDTTGIEPDFALVKFKKLAGGGYFKIVNRLVPEALKTLGYTPDQIEEIALYAVGHGTLKNAPGVNHESLKAKGFTDELLERLEGNLTTAFDIKFVFNRWTIGADFCTQTLGIPAETLDAPGFDLLSHIGFTKAQIEAANTFCCGAMTLEGAPFLKDEHLPVFDCANPCGRIGKRFLSWESHITMMAAAQPFISGAISKTINMPNSATVDECKDAYLMSWRLGLKANALYRDGSKLSQPLQAALLDDEEDGEAVEAVIEAPAAVRAQMVTERIVEKVIERVVERKSSSRERLPHRRKGYTQKANVGGHKVYLRTGEYEDGRLGEIFIDMHKEGAAFRSLMNNFAIAVSIGLQYGVPLEEFVEAFTFTRFEPSGMVTGNDTIKMATSVIDYIFREIAISYLNRTDLAHATPEDLVPFTVGSGDKQGDLPDTQVQPSDIVRRIASTGYVRNNLRVLHGGQTQRASAAAAFAATGTDTAAVSVTASAGTQVSAQAAMSASPAVAAATAQGHVAATAATGTAYGGSTSDQRFDRIREARARGYEGDPCGECGNMTLVRNGTCLKCDSCGSTTGCS
- a CDS encoding PRC-barrel domain-containing protein translates to MLKITHKMWVTLPTLALLVGMATPPRAIAQTVIIDGSTPAFGAVVERKTAPSVDQLMNRTVFGADGSKIGTVTDVILDDKGEAQYIVIHSGGLLGFGGKDIAADLTLADLRTRTEAIHLREVTAASVRDMPAFRYDDSITSLTRSPEPRRH
- the rpsA gene encoding 30S ribosomal protein S1, with amino-acid sequence MAQSLARTVEKESFASLLEESLGAAESLEGTVVKGRVVAVENDMVTIDVGLKSEGRVALKEFAVAGQPPELKAGDTVEVYLERMEDKNGEAMLSREKAKREEAWALLEKSFNDQTRVTGVIFGRVKGGFTVDLSGAVAFLPGSQVDIRPVRDISPLLGTPQPFQILKMDRSRGNIVVSRRAVLEESRAEARSELVANLKEGQILQGVVKNITDYGAFVDLGGVDGLLHVTDIAWRRINHPSEALQIGQTVTVQVIRFNPETQRISLGMKQLEADPWEGVEAKYPVGAKFKGRVTNITDYGAFVELEPGIEGLVHVSEMSWTKKNVHPGKIVSTSQEVEVMVLDVDPQKRRISLGLKQCLDNPWETFTDKFGPGTELEGEVKNITEFGLFVGLPGDIDGMVHMSDLDWNKSGEEAIAEYKKGDRVKVKVLDVDVEKERISLGIKQLANDPFEAATAGLKKNEVVTCTVTQVTDGGIEVSVGEGYTGFIRKSDLSRDRSEQRPDRFAVGEKVDAKVTQIDRASRRISLSIKAREMEEEKQAMAEFGSSDSGASLGDILGAALKRKQQNDE
- the cmk gene encoding (d)CMP kinase, with the protein product MVVAIDGPAASGKGTLSQRIADAFGFAHLDTGVLYRAVGVSVLRAGGDPADNAAAARAAYELHPEHPILQEVALRTDEAAQAASKVAAVPEVRAALLDFQRRFAAHPPGGAPGAVLDGRDIGTVVCPDAQAKLFITASVEVRAERRLKELQRRGIPAISSDVLEDMKARDARDSQRAVAPLRPAVDAFVLDTSALDADQVFSMAVAHIGSKTGLKPTA
- the aroA gene encoding 3-phosphoshikimate 1-carboxyvinyltransferase, which gives rise to MTHARPLRSTTTGAIRGSIRVPGDKSISHRSLMLGAIAVGETVIHGLLEGEDVLHTAAAMRLLGAEAEREDNGQGSGVWRVRGVGLGALQEPAQVLDMGNSGTAARLLMGLVAGHPITCVFTGDASLNKRPMARVTKPLEEMGARFVGRSGGRLPLSVVGSGDLVPITYRLPVASAQVKSAILLAGLNTAGATTVIEAEPTRDHTELMLRHFGATVTTERLEDGALAVTVTGQPELTGRTIHVPADPSSAAFPAVAALLRPGSELLLSDVGMNPRRTGLYDTLVEMGADIAFENRRDQAGEPVADLRVRHSALKGIVVPADRAPSMIDEYPVLAAAAACAEGTTVMLGLKELRVKESDRLAMVAEGLTRCGVSVEVGADDSLTVHGTGKPPKGGATVLTAMDHRIAMSFLVLGMATEQPVSVDDGAFIDTSFPGFVGLMNGLGAAIVEA
- a CDS encoding TIGR02300 family protein; this translates as MAKPEWGVKRICPSCGARYYDMRKDPPVCPSCGAQFDPEALLKSRKARPAPADDTKKVAVVAEDEEEAETEAETPELEDVEDDMSVDDIEEADDAAEDEDDVLIEDTSELGEDDMDEVVDVEGEDEEER
- a CDS encoding transporter substrate-binding domain-containing protein, with protein sequence MPVRTLRRSGRSLAAAVGAVLVSAITALSTTGALAQTAPSAPAAAQPAETSRLDAVLFAGTLRVGTTGDYKPFTYLNPQTQKFEGMDIDLAEAMGKALGVKVEFVKTSWGTLLPDLLADKYDIAVGGVSVTLERQKKALFSDPLMRDGKTPITRCENKDRFQTVADIDKPGVRLIVNPGGTNEKFARANIRTAQIEVHPDNVTIFDQIVAGKADLMITDAVETRLQQKLHPELCAVHPDQPFDFSEKAFLLPRDVVLKLWVDQWLHQTVATGQYQAVFDRWLK